The DNA region GCCAGTTCAATTAAGTGGAAATATTGAAAACACTCCAGGAATTATTGTGATGAATGGCTCTAAGTCTTTTGTCTTAGATAGAGGTGTCATAGTTGCAAAACGCCATATTCATGTAAAAGATATAGATGCCGAAAGGTTAGATGTCAAAGATCAAGAGAGGGTATCCGTTCAAGTGTTTAGTGAAAGACCACTCATATTTGATGATGTTATAGTGAGAGTAAGTCCCAAGTTTGAGACTTCTATGCACATTGATTACGATGAAGCAAATGCTTGTGGCCATAAGAAAGGTGTACGAGGGCGTATTGTTAAGAGGTGATATAGATGGACAATATTGAAGTATTAGTGCAAAAAATCACAGATATTATTATACAACGTTTACAGAAGGAAGAACCTAGAAAGACAGTTGCATTTTTAGGGAAAGAAAATTCAAGTATTCGGACTTACTATGAAAAAAGAGGCTATCAAATAGTGTCAGTTAAAGATAAATCAGATACAGATATAGTAATCGTTACTGAGCTGTCTATTTTAAATATGAATCGCATAGCACTAGGACTTCCTCAAACAGAAGATGAAGTAATTATTTTTCAACGTTTATTGAATAAGAAAGAAGCTATTTTTTTAGAAGAAGGAATGGAGCTTCAGGCAAGTCGGCATGTGGCTCCACGAGCATTGCTACAAGTCCTTGAGAATCATAAAAACCAATTGGTAAGGTACGGTGCTTCTATACTTCCATTAAAGAATTTTGAAAAGATAAATGAAACTATAAATAAAGAAGTAAAAGATGTAATTCATAAAAGTGATAAGAAGGAGCTTCTTACCATAGCAAAAGTGCGAAAACTGAACTTACAGGCAGGAGATATCTTTGAAGCAGATAAGAACACTATTATTACAGCATTGGCTAGAGATTATATGCGTGATTTAGGTGTTCAGATAGTATAGAAAGGAGCATACTATGTTCATTGGAAAAGTTGTTGGTAGCTTATGGGCTACTCGCAAGGATGAAAAGTTAAATGGTTTAAAGTTTCTACTCATTGAAAAACAACTAAACGAACAAGAGGCTGATCCTGCTCTAGTTGTTGCAGTTGACCATGTAGGTGCTGGCATTGGGGAATCTGTACTGATTACCACTGGTAGCTCTGGTCGTCTATCTTTTGATGGTAAAAATATTCCTGTTGATATGGTTATTGTCGGTATTATAGACACTGTGGACTATCCAAAGAAATGATAAAAGCTGCTATTTATAAATAGAATGGAGTGAAATGAATGAGTATAAATGAAATAATAATTTGGGTTATGGCAATTATAATGGTCATAGGTGCAATCGACCGTTCACTTGGTGATAAAACTGGTTTAGGTCAGCGATTTGAAGAAGGAATACTAGCAATGGGTGCTTTGGCACTTTCAATGGCTGGTATAATCGTTATAGCACCCAAGTTATCAGATTGGTTAAGTCCTATAGTGGTTCCATTATATAAATTGTTAGGAGCAGATCCAGCAATGTTTGCAGGAACTCTATTAGCAAATGATATGGGGGGGTTTTTCTTAGCACAACAAATGACTACAGACCCACTAATTATGCTTTTCTCAGGTGGTATTTTAGGAGCCATGCTGGGGGCGACAATTGTATTTACAATCCCAGTTGGATTAGGCATTATCAGCAAGGAAGATACAAAGTATTTAGCACAAGGAGTATTATGTGGGATTGTGACTATTCCAATTGGAGCATTAGTTGCAGGAATTGTGATGGGTATACCAATAGTTAAAGTCTTTATGAACTTAATACCTATAATAGCTGTAGCGATTTTAATTTCAATTGGACTATTTAAAATCCCTGAAGGAATGATTAAAGGGTTCAATATATTTGGGAAAATTATAGTGGCTGTTGCAGCCATTGGGCTGGCAATTGGTGGGTTAGACTTACTATTAGGTATTAAAATATTTGAAAATCAAGATACACTTGAAGTTGGATTTCAAACAGTTGGTGGTATTGCCATTACTTTAGCTGGTGCTTATGGACTGGTGTTCTTGATCACAAAGATATTCAATAAACCATTGATGAAACTAGGTCACTTGTTAGGAATGAATGATATTGCAGCAGCGGGTCTAATTGCATCTCTTGCCAACAACATCGCCATGTTCCAAACAGTAAAGGACATGGATAAACGTGGAAAGGTGATTAATATTGCTTTTGCAGTTTCAGCATCTTTTACATTTGGTGACCACTTAGGATTTACAGCTGGTGTTGCGCCAGAATTGATTACTCCAATGATTATTGGTAAGCTAGTCGGTGGTATTTCTGCCATTCTTGTTGCCATATTTCTATCTAAACGTGTATTTAGGATTGAACAAAGCTAATACTGTAGAATTTAAGTACGAATGGAGGTAAGATGTTGAATATAGACAGATCAGAAATTGAAAAGTTAGTTCGTAGTATTATAATGGAAGAATACAGTAATAAGTTAAATGATTCTTCAAAGAGGCATGTTGACCCTAGTGGTGTAATGTCGATTTCGTTGCCATTGTTTTCTGTAAGTGAAGAAGATCGATTGGACACAGGCAACCCTAATCATAAAGTGTATACGAAGGATTTAGTGTCACTTACCGAAAGTCCTAGACTAGGTTGTGGTCTAATGGTAATGGAAGATACTACCTTCGATTGGACTTTAGGATATGATGAAATAGATTATATT from Alkaliphilus flagellatus includes:
- a CDS encoding EutN/CcmL family microcompartment protein, with protein sequence MFIGKVVGSLWATRKDEKLNGLKFLLIEKQLNEQEADPALVVAVDHVGAGIGESVLITTGSSGRLSFDGKNIPVDMVIVGIIDTVDYPKK
- a CDS encoding ethanolamine utilization protein EutH yields the protein MSINEIIIWVMAIIMVIGAIDRSLGDKTGLGQRFEEGILAMGALALSMAGIIVIAPKLSDWLSPIVVPLYKLLGADPAMFAGTLLANDMGGFFLAQQMTTDPLIMLFSGGILGAMLGATIVFTIPVGLGIISKEDTKYLAQGVLCGIVTIPIGALVAGIVMGIPIVKVFMNLIPIIAVAILISIGLFKIPEGMIKGFNIFGKIIVAVAAIGLAIGGLDLLLGIKIFENQDTLEVGFQTVGGIAITLAGAYGLVFLITKIFNKPLMKLGHLLGMNDIAAAGLIASLANNIAMFQTVKDMDKRGKVINIAFAVSASFTFGDHLGFTAGVAPELITPMIIGKLVGGISAILVAIFLSKRVFRIEQS
- a CDS encoding AraC family ligand binding domain-containing protein; the encoded protein is MLNIDRSEIEKLVRSIIMEEYSNKLNDSSKRHVDPSGVMSISLPLFSVSEEDRLDTGNPNHKVYTKDLVSLTESPRLGCGLMVMEDTTFDWTLGYDEIDYIIEGTLTINIDGRRITANAGELILIPSGSSIQFSVEGRASFIYVTYPADWQS